The DNA region TGCGTCCGACAACCATTCCAGTGGAGGTATGCCAAGATATGGGTGTTTTCGAGACTTTAGTGCCAGACACTGTACTGTCAAAGTGTCTAGATAGATGATTCTATTCTCCAGAAAATTACAGTGAAACTCTCCTGAAAGCCTCCTAAAACATAAGTGCAAGACATAAAAATGTCTCTGTGGAATCTTTTGCCaaaagatttatttaataactttatGTTAAATGATCACTTTGCGAAGCAGTCTCTCAATTTAAAAGCTATCTGCATGAAACTTTGCCAAAGTCATCTTTTACATATCGGAACCGTTCTGTTCGGACCACTATATCATCTAGCTGCCATTGTATTAAATACTAGacaaatttataataaagCTGCTTTTATTATCTAGGAACCTTCAGCACTACCACCAACGATGATGATGCCCACTCCGCCAGGGATGCAGCCCAGTCCCAAACCCAAGCCCACTGGAAAGCCCTCGATGAGTCCGCCAGTGCCGACGCTACCATCCAGCACCAAGAGCTCCATAATGCAGCCCCATCAGACCCTGAAGAACATCCTCTTCGGTTCGCCCATCGAGGCGAATCTCATCCTGAAAAAACCCAATGCTCCGCGCTCGAAGGGCAAGGGCTTTCTCAGTCTGTTCGAGGTGATCAAGTTCCCCAACACGAAGTGCAGCGTGTCCATGGGCGACATCCGGAGCATGGAGGGCGTCTGCTACCACGAGTTCGAGTGCAAGAGCCTCGGCGGGATTCCCACCGAGAGCTGTGCCGAGGGCGTGGGCGtctgctgtgtgtgtgagtgaaaGTACAGCGATCGATTTGCGCGATATCAAAACATCTCACTACTCACATCTAACTTCTTTCACTTGCAGTCGTCAATGGATGTGGCGATGTCACCAGCCAGCAGATCCTCTACTTCGAGAGCCCCAACTATCCAAATGCGGTGCGGGAGATGATGATCTGCGTCCTAATCATCAATGTGAAGAAGGGAGTGCAGCAACTGAGACTGGATTTTCAGATGTTCGAGGTGGGAGTCGCAATCTCGTATGCGTAGTCCTTAGCTTAATTGATTTTCACAATCTCTAGCTAAGTCGCCCCAGCAATGGTGACTGTGTAGACGATCAATTTATAGTCTCCGGCCACAATACCAATTTCCAGATTCCCATTTTGTGTGGCATCAACACTGGCCAGCATAGTAAGTGGTCTCAAACGGATTGAAAATTAGAATGCAGTGCTGACTTATCTTTCAGTTTATATCCATGTTGGTGACTCGAACGAGGGCAAAGTGTATCTATCGGTCTTTATGAAGGTCTCGGGAGGAGGACGTTCCTTCAATATAAAAGTCACCCAGTTGGACGACGATCTGGCTCCCAATAATTGCCTGCAATATTTCCCCGAGGCTGAGGGCGTAATAAAATCATTCAACTATGATACAGATGGCTCCATTGTGGATAACCGAGAGGCTACTTACTTTGTAAGCCAAAGGCTCTTCAATTTAACTAACTTTAATGAGTATTTCCTGATGCAGAACAATTTAAACTACGCCATATGCCTATCCCGATTGAAAAACGTGTGCAGTGTGGCATATAATACCGAACAACTTGGAGGTGATCAACCAGACTTTCAAATCATCAACAAAGATGAAGGTACGACCTAAAAATAAGATATTTTAGAGTAACTACTAACCGATTTATCCGGATACTGTTCAATAGCCGAGAACGATTTGATCTCCGATGGCCAGGCGGGAGCTGGCATCTTCAACTGTCCGGACGACTTCATAGCAATCAACTCCGTTCCCCTTTGCGGGGAGCGCTTTAACGATGGCCGGGAAAGCGACGACTACACCATCCACGCCACTGTCAGGGATACCGCTGCAGGTCCCATCATCCTGCCCTTCCGAACCGATGCCGAGTATGTGGGTCGCGGCTTTCGCCTGCTCTACAGGCAGGAACTGTGTGCCTGAGAGCCCCCTGCGATGTGCATGTCGATCACTGGTTCACAAGATGCATATGTTCCGCAGTCTCTGAATCTCACTTGAATGTTCCGTTGTTTGGCCTAGGGCACAGTGGGAAAACCTATTTACTTCCTAACTTCAGAGAGAATATACTACTTGCTTGAATGGATAGACTCAGTTCCCTTtcgaaatataaaaaaaaagcttttatACGTCATAGTATTGGAATCTATGATTGATTAGAGTGTTAAGTAAATGTGGTGAAGCAGTtctcaaaatcaaaacaataataaatataaattttggATATGATCTGTGTACCTAGAACAGTCTGATCGCTTTCAGATTAAAGAGATTTCGAAAACATTCAGGTGTCCGTCTTTCTTCTCAGTGCACATATGGAATTTAGCACGCTTTGGTCAACTGGAGGGCATTTGAGTTGGCAACTGCGGATTGGGATTGTGCGATGCGGTGCTGGGTCGATGGGAACGACAGTTTCCGTTCGCGTTCCCGTTCCCAGTGCTGCCCCCGTGTTAATGTGTTTTATGTGATTCGAAGCGATTTGGTGGCTTAGTCTTGGCGCCGCCCACCCACCGACTGGGCGGTTCGCGGGTTCGTAGTTCACACACCATCCGAGCCACCAAAATGCAAGGGACCGATGGAGTCGATTGGCGTTGGTGTTTGTTGACAggtttatttcaaattttcaCGTCTCGCCAGGGCAAAAACAGACGGTAAATGTACGAAAGATACTATGACGAAATCTATAACTCGCCGCATCGCCATCGTCgccgttccgttccgttccgttcgcTCGATTCGCGGTCTCTATGcttaaatttgtaataaatttgattttttcctTTCGATTGCGATTTTCCCTTGGCTCGGATTCGTTTGCCCCGCTGCTGCATGATAAAGTCACAATTAACCCACGCCTTTTTCGTAGCGGTACTCTTACATATATTTGCATATCATTTTGATTGTTTGGATTCGGGCTGAACTCTCCATGCCGTCGCTGACATGGTGATGACTAAAAGTGTGCACTGCCAGCACCACAAGCACCA from Drosophila santomea strain STO CAGO 1482 chromosome 3R, Prin_Dsan_1.1, whole genome shotgun sequence includes:
- the LOC120452130 gene encoding uncharacterized protein LOC120452130 isoform X2, which gives rise to MLSKRSDALISAFVLTLYYVGVADGNNASDFVTMGDLRRSRRGQSHFSRPGGMIMEGIGIQYSMRYQPGFHLHKLAQQQAEDGGAGGMENPPATEAPMPMPTPGTPPPEPPPPEPEEPEPTIPMRPTTIPVEEPSALPPTMMMPTPPGMQPSPKPKPTGKPSMSPPVPTLPSSTKSSIMQPHQTLKNILFGSPIEANLILKKPNAPRSKGKGFLSLFEVIKFPNTKCSVSMGDIRSMEGVCYHEFECKSLGGIPTESCAEGVGVCCVFVNGCGDVTSQQILYFESPNYPNAVREMMICVLIINVKKGVQQLRLDFQMFELSRPSNGDCVDDQFIVSGHNTNFQIPILCGINTGQHIYIHVGDSNEGKVYLSVFMKVSGGGRSFNIKVTQLDDDLAPNNCLQYFPEAEGVIKSFNYDTDGSIVDNREATYFNNLNYAICLSRLKNVCSVAYNTEQLGGDQPDFQIINKDEAENDLISDGQAGAGIFNCPDDFIAINSVPLCGERFNDGRESDDYTIHATVRDTAAGPIILPFRTDAEYVGRGFRLLYRQELCA
- the LOC120452130 gene encoding uncharacterized protein LOC120452130 isoform X1, whose amino-acid sequence is MLSKRSDALISAFVLTLYYVGVADGNNASDFVTMGDLRRSRRGQSHFSRPGGMIMEGIGIQYSMRYQPGFHLHKLAQQQAEDGGAGGMENPPATEAPMPMPTPGTPPPEPPPPEPEEPEPTIPMRPTTIPVEEPSALPPTMMMPTPPGMQPSPKPKPTGKPSMSPPVPTLPSSTKSSIMQPHQTLKNILFGSPIEANLILKKPNAPRSKGKGFLSLFEVIKFPNTKCSVSMGDIRSMEGVCYHEFECKSLGGIPTESCAEGVGVCCVFVNGCGDVTSQQILYFESPNYPNAVREMMICVLIINVKKGVQQLRLDFQMFELSRPSNGDCVDDQFIVSGHNTNFQIPILCGINTGQHIYIHVGDSNEGKVYLSVFMKVSGGGRSFNIKVTQLDDDLAPNNCLQYFPEAEGVIKSFNYDTDGSIVDNREATYFVSQRLFNLTNFNEYFLMQNNLNYAICLSRLKNVCSVAYNTEQLGGDQPDFQIINKDEAENDLISDGQAGAGIFNCPDDFIAINSVPLCGERFNDGRESDDYTIHATVRDTAAGPIILPFRTDAEYVGRGFRLLYRQELCA